The Hippoglossus stenolepis isolate QCI-W04-F060 chromosome 11, HSTE1.2, whole genome shotgun sequence genome includes a window with the following:
- the c11h14orf119 gene encoding uncharacterized protein C14orf119 homolog — MSTQPWAGAPGCCAPSSEDFPPAPRGVVSPPSLEKLSCASFLSAGQVMQPEPISYVTLQEQRCVLSWFQGWTTTQKERFLQDLLGKAVPGKVCTLLDSLSTLQVNDKLPNIFECQLRLWTQWFESWGEEERNHFLHILEERDPVFVSHFYSSVAGTAGRD, encoded by the exons ATGTCAACACAACCCTGGGCCGGTGCTCCCGGCTGCTGCGCTCCCAGCTCGGAGGACTTTCCACCGGCTCCCCGGGGTGTCGTCAGCCCCCCGAGCCTGGAGAAACTGTCCTGCGCTTCTTTTCTGAGCGCGGGTCAAGTGATGCAGCCGGAGCCCATCTCCTATGTGACCCTCCAGGAGCAGCGGTGCGTCCTGAGCTGGTTCCAGGGATGGACCACCACCCAGAAGGAGCGGTTCTTGCAGGACCTGCTCGGTAAGGCTGTGCCCGGGAAGGTGTGCACCCTCCTGGATTCGCTCAGTACTCTTCAG GTTAACGACAAACTACCAAACATCTTTGAATGCCAGCTGCGCCTGTGGACACAGTGGTTCGAGTCttggggagaagaggagaggaatcACTTCCTGCACATTCTGGAGGAAAGAGATCCAGTGTTTGTTTCCCACTTTTACAGCAGTGTAGCTGGTACAGCAGGAAGAGACTGA